CATCAGGATGAAGGCCGAGATCTCCGGCGGGGTGTACTTCTTGCCCGCGGCTTCGACCGCGACGTGGTCGCCTTCCTTCACGACCTTGTAGGGCACCATCTTCATCTCTTCGTTGACTTCGTCGTAGCGCCGGCCCATGAAGCGCTTGATGGAGTACACGGTGTTCTCGGGATTGGTGATGGCCTGGCGCTTGGCGACCTGGCCGACGAGCCGCTCGCCCGTCTTGGTGAAGGCGACGACGGAGGGGGTGGTGCGGCCGCCTTCCTCGTTGGGAATGACCTTGGGCTCGCCGCCTTCCATGACCGCGACGCACGAGTTCGTGGTGCCCAAATCGATACCGATGATCTTTGCCATGAAATTCTCTCCGCTGCCCGCTTGACCGGGTATTCTGCTTTGATAGCTACGCCAGAATAGAAGTTGAGTGACTTACTGTCAAGTCATTGGATGTCGTCTGGAATGAGTAGGATGCAGAGAATTTCTGGATGGGAGAGACGGCGTAAGCTACAGGAAAAGAGGGGGTTAGCCGATTGCGATTGCCGATTGCCAATCGCCGATTGCCGATTACTCTCGGCGGCGGGACTCAATCGGCAATTGGCAATCGGAAATCGGCGACGCCTTCAGTCGTAGCGCTCGAAGATGATGTGTTTGGGGTCGACGTCCATGCCGGTGAGGAGGTCGCGGACGCCGGAGACCATGTTGTTGAGGCCGCAGATGTAGACGTCGGCCATGTGGCGCTGCTCGCCGGTGAACTGCTCGGTGATCTCGCGGACGATCTCCTGCACGTAGCCCTTGCGGCCCATCCAGGCGTCGGAGGGGCGGGAGACGGTGATCTCGTACCGAAAGTTGGGGTGCTCGGCGGCGAGGCGCTGGAACTCCTCGTGGTAGTAGATGTCCTTTTCGTAGCGCGTGCCGTAGACCAGCCAGAAACGTTTGCCGTGGTTGCGCGCCGGGTCGGCGAAGAGCCACTGCAGGAAGCCGCGCATGGGGGCGACGCCCGTGCCGGTGGCGACGAACATGGAGTCGTGAACGGGGTCGCGCAGGGTGAAGTGGCCGTGGGGCCCGTGGAACTTGACGGCGCTGCCTTCCGGCAGGTCGCACAGGTAGTTGGAGAAGTAGCCGTGCGGCACGCGGTTGAGGCAGAGATCGAACTCGCGCCCGCGGGGAGCGGAGGCGAGCGAGTAGGCGCGGGTGACGTGCTTCCCGTCGTCCTTAGTCTCGAGCATGGAGACGAACTGGCCGGACTTGAAGTCGAAGCGCTCGAGCTCGGCGACCTCCCACTCGAAGTGGCGTGTCTGGTCGCTGAGCCAGCGGGCGGCCTTCAGCCGGGCGGTGTAGACGGGACGAGCCAATCAGGTTCCTTCAGCGTGCGAAGTCGAACCTGTCATTGTAAATGAGCGGGGTCGCGGGCTTCCGCCAGCTAATTCGGCGGGCGGAAGGGCGCGTCGGCGCCGCCGTACTTCGGCAGGACCTCGCGCAGCGCCCACTGGATACGCTCGATGGATTCGCGCAGCTGCGCCGCCGATTCGCGGTCCTCGGCCTTGTGGGCGAAGAAGGTGATGACCTGGAGCGCGTTGCGGACGTGGTGGTTCATCTCGCTGACGATCTCGACGCGCTGCTGCATGAGCTCCATCTCGCGGCGATGCTGCTGCTGCCAGTACCAGAGGAACCAAGCCGCGAGCGCGCCGTCGGTCGCATTGGAGAGCAGGACGGTGTGCCAGCGCGAGATGCCGCTGTGGACCAGGGCCATGTCCAGGATGTAGCCGACCAGCGTGACGAGCACGAAGCTCGCGCCGACCAGGAAGAGGGGGTGTCGGAAAAAGGAAGAGAGCAGTCTGCGCATGGCGGAGACTCCTACGGCGATTGGATGCAGCGTGGCAAAAAACGTCTACCGGGATCGGACTATTCGACGGTGACGGACTTGGCGAGGTTACGGGGCTGGTCGACGTCGCAGCCGCGGCGCACCGCGATGTGATACGCGAGCAACTGCAGCGGCACGATCTCGAGGATGGGCGAGAGCAGCTCGGGCGCAGCCGGCACGTGGATCACGTGGTCGGCGGCTTCGCGGATGTCCTCGTCGCCCTCGGTGGCGATGGCGATGACGGTACCCGAGCGCGCCTTCACTTCCTTCACGTTCGACATCGTCTTCTCATAGCGCTGGACCGACGCGGGGTCGTTGCGGTCGCAGGTGGCGATGATCACGACCGGCAGGTTCTCGTCGATGAGCGCGTTGGGGCCGTGCTTCATCTCGCCGGCAGGGTAGCCCTCGGCGTGGATGTAGGAGATCTCTTTCAGCTTGAGCGCGCCTTCGAGCGCGATGGGGTAGTGGATGCCGCGACCGAGGAAGAGGAAATCCTGCGAGCGCTGGTACTCCTTGGCCAGGTCCTCGATCTCTTCGTCGTGCGCCAAGATGCTCTCGAGTTTCCCGGGGAGCCGGCCGAGCTCGGCGATGAAGTGCTTGGCCTGATCGGGCGACAGCGCCCCGCGCACCTCGCCGAGGTAGAGCGCGAAGAGGAAGAGGGCGGTGAGCTGGGCGGTGAAGGCCTTGGTGGAGGCAACGCCGATCTCCGGGCCGGCGTGCGTGTAGATGGTGCCGGCGGCCTCGCGGGTGATCATGGAGCCAACGACGTTGCAGATGGCGAGCGTCTTGGTGCCCTTGGCCTTCGACTCGCGCTGCGCGGCGATGGTGTCGGCGGTCTCGCCGGATTGCGAGATGAGCAGCGTGACCGATTTTTCCTCGGTGATGGGATCGCGGTAGCGGTACTCGCTGGCGTAGTCCACTTCCACCGGGACGCGGGCGAGGCGCTCGATCATGAACTTGCCGGCCAGGGCGGCGTGCCAGCTGGTGCCGCAGGCGGCGATGACGACCTTGCGAACGTCCCTGAACTCTTTTTCGGTGATCTCCATCTCGTCGAGGAAGACCTTGCCGGAGTCGAGCGAGACGCGGCCCAGAGTGGTGTCGCGCACCGCGCGGGGCTGCTCGTAGATCTCTTTGAGCATGAAGTGCTTGAAGCCGCCCTTTTCCGCCATGATGGGGTCCCAGGTGATGTGGGTGACCTGGCGCTGGATGGGCTTGCCGTCGAAATCGGAGAGTTGCACGCCGGTGGGCGTGATGACGGCGAGGTCGCCGTCGGAGAGGAAGAAGAGGTCGCGCGTGTGATAGAGGATGGCGGGGACGTCGGAGGCGACGAAGTACTCGTCCTTGCCCAGGCCGATGACGGCGGGCGGGCCGTTGCGCGCCGCGACGATCTTGTTGGGCTCGTCGGCCGAGATGACGGCGATGGCGAACACGCCTTTCAGTTCGTTGACCGTCTTGCGCACGGCCTCTTCGAGCGCGGGGCGCGAGCCGTTGGCCTTGGCGAACAGGTATTTCTCGACCAGGTGCGCGATGACTTCCGTGTCGGTCTCGGTGGTGAACTTGTGGCCGGCCTCGGCGAGCTTCTTCTTGAGCGCGAGGTAGTTCTCGACGATGCCGTTGTGGACGACGACGATCTTGCCGGTGCAATCGCGGTGCGGGTGGGCGTTCTCCTCGGTGGGGCGGCCGTGGGTGGCCCAGCGCGTGTGGCCGATGCCGTAGGTGCCGTCCATCGGCTTGAGGCGGATGACCTCTTCGAGGTTGCGCAGCTTGCCTTCGGCGCGGCGGACCTGGAGGCCCTCGCCGTTGCCGGCGACCGCGATGCCCGCCGAGTCGTAGCCGCGATACTCGAGGCGCTTGAGGCCGTCGAGGATCACGGGCACGACCCGCTTCTTACCGACGTATCCGACGATGCCGCACATAACAGTACCGAGTTGCGAGTGCCGAGTTGCGAGTACCGAGTTGCGAGTGGCCGAAAGCTATTGGATTCCGGGAACTGCCGGTGGACTCAGCGAACGTGGCTAGTCCTCGAGCTTGTACGAAAACTCCTCGATCACCGGGTTGGTCAGGACATCACGGGCGATGCGCTCGATCTGCTGCTGCGCGGCCGCCTTGTCGAGCCCGCCGTTGAGCTGGATCTCGAAGTACTTGCCCTGGCGGACGTCGGCGATGGCCGCGTGCCCCATCTTCTTGAGCGCGCCCTGGATGGTCTTGCCCTGGGGATCAAGGACGGTCTTCTTCAATGAAACGTACACGTAAGCTTTCATGGGAGATGAGGG
The window above is part of the Terriglobales bacterium genome. Proteins encoded here:
- the purS gene encoding phosphoribosylformylglycinamidine synthase subunit PurS, which encodes MKAYVYVSLKKTVLDPQGKTIQGALKKMGHAAIADVRQGKYFEIQLNGGLDKAAAQQQIERIARDVLTNPVIEEFSYKLED
- a CDS encoding FAD-dependent oxidoreductase, which codes for MARPVYTARLKAARWLSDQTRHFEWEVAELERFDFKSGQFVSMLETKDDGKHVTRAYSLASAPRGREFDLCLNRVPHGYFSNYLCDLPEGSAVKFHGPHGHFTLRDPVHDSMFVATGTGVAPMRGFLQWLFADPARNHGKRFWLVYGTRYEKDIYYHEEFQRLAAEHPNFRYEITVSRPSDAWMGRKGYVQEIVREITEQFTGEQRHMADVYICGLNNMVSGVRDLLTGMDVDPKHIIFERYD
- the glmS gene encoding glutamine--fructose-6-phosphate transaminase (isomerizing), with the translated sequence MCGIVGYVGKKRVVPVILDGLKRLEYRGYDSAGIAVAGNGEGLQVRRAEGKLRNLEEVIRLKPMDGTYGIGHTRWATHGRPTEENAHPHRDCTGKIVVVHNGIVENYLALKKKLAEAGHKFTTETDTEVIAHLVEKYLFAKANGSRPALEEAVRKTVNELKGVFAIAVISADEPNKIVAARNGPPAVIGLGKDEYFVASDVPAILYHTRDLFFLSDGDLAVITPTGVQLSDFDGKPIQRQVTHITWDPIMAEKGGFKHFMLKEIYEQPRAVRDTTLGRVSLDSGKVFLDEMEITEKEFRDVRKVVIAACGTSWHAALAGKFMIERLARVPVEVDYASEYRYRDPITEEKSVTLLISQSGETADTIAAQRESKAKGTKTLAICNVVGSMITREAAGTIYTHAGPEIGVASTKAFTAQLTALFLFALYLGEVRGALSPDQAKHFIAELGRLPGKLESILAHDEEIEDLAKEYQRSQDFLFLGRGIHYPIALEGALKLKEISYIHAEGYPAGEMKHGPNALIDENLPVVIIATCDRNDPASVQRYEKTMSNVKEVKARSGTVIAIATEGDEDIREAADHVIHVPAAPELLSPILEIVPLQLLAYHIAVRRGCDVDQPRNLAKSVTVE